The Gemmatimonadota bacterium genomic sequence ATCACCGCACAGAGGGGCACGGCGCCTCCAAGCCCCTTGGAGCAGGTCACGATGTCGGGCACGAAATCGAAGTGCTCGAAGGCGAACCACTTGCCCGTACGTCCGAAGCACGTCAGGGCTTCATCCGCCACGGTCAGGATGTCCCGTTCCTTGCAGATTTCCACGATCCGCTGGATCCACTCTTTCGAAGGCACGATCTGTCCCGCCGCGCTCATGAGCGGTTCGAAGAAGAAGGCCGCGGGCCGACCGGAGGTGGACGAGTCGATCACGTTCTCCGCCGCGTCCGCGCATCCCAGGTTGCAACAGGCATCGTCCCGGCAGAACTGGCAGCGGTATTCGTAGGGCGTAGGGATGAACGAAGCGCCCGTGGGCATGGGACCGTATCCTTCCCGAAGCATGCCGCCCCGGCCGGTGATGGACGCGCTGCCGTAGGATTGGCCGTGGTAGCCGCGCATCAGGGCGATCACCTCGAAGCGGTCCGTGTACTTCCGCACGAGGCGCAGGGCCATTTCATTGGATTCAGATCCCGTGCAGGCGAAGAAGGACTTCTGCAGCGGGTCCGGCGCGATCTCGGCCATCTTCTTGGCCAGCAGCACCTCCGACGGCGCGATGAAGGTCGTACCCACCTGGATGATCTTATGGGCCTGGTCGCAGAGGGCCTTCACGTAATCCGGGTGGGAATGGCCCAGCGTTACGCATAATTGCCCCGATTGAAAATCGATGAAACGCCGGCCTTCCACGTCCCACATGTAGAGCCCGTCACCGCGTTCGGGAACCAGCGGCGCGGTGCGCATCGGATGACGCAGAAGGTACTGGTTGCCGAGTTCGAGCCAGCCCTTGTTCGTGGTGGGTAGCGACGCCATGATCCGTCTCCTGAAGTTGCTTAAGCTTTGATGGTGACCAGCGTGGTTTTAAGGGGGAAAGAGGTAAGGCCATGCTAAACCGGCACCACCGGCCTGTCAATACAATTCGCCGGTGCCACACGCCCGTGCCGAACGGCCGTGCGGGTCGGCCGTGCCGCTGCGAGGAGCCTGAGATAGTTTTTGCCTTGTTGCCGGCCCGGTTCTATCTTCAATCCGAGCAACATAGCGTGTTTGCATGCGATGTAATTGCAGGGGTACGTTGATACATGGGCAGGGTCGAATCATGGTCATAAAGCCGGATCACTCGAAACACTACAAATGGGGTAACGACTGCGATGGATGGCACCTGCTGAACACGGCATCTTTGAGCGTAATCAAAGAAAGGGTGCCCAAAGGCGGCGTGGAGGAGATGCACTTTCACCGAAAAGCGCAACAGCTGTTCTATGTACTACAGGGTGTTGCCACTATTCAACTGGGGGAGGAGACCTACAGGGTACCTCGAGGAGAGGCCATGCATGTTCCCCCGAAAACGCCGCATCGACTGGAAAACACCGGCGAGGAAGAACTCATTTTCCTCGTCATTTCCCAACCACATAGCCATACGGACAAGATCACACTATGAAAACCTATCGAGTAGGAATCATAGGGCTGGGCCGCATGGGCAGTACGATCGACGACGAGGGACATACGCCCCTGCCTTATTCTATCGCGTCGGCCTGCAGGGCGAGCGAACGGCTGGAGATCGCCGCGGGCTGCGACCTGCGCGCCGAGCGCAGGGAGGACTTCGCCAGGCGCTGGGGCGTCAGCGCGCTGTTCGAGGATTTCCGGGACATGGTCCGGGAGGAGGGCCCCGACATCGTTGCCGTGTGTACCACCGCATCGGGTCTGCAGAAACCGGCCCGGGAAGCGCCCGATTCGTCTTTCCGCGGAGATTCCCATGCCGAGCTGGCCGTCGCGCTGGCGGAAATGGGCGTGCCCATGCTCTACGTGGAGAAGGCCATGGCCAGTTCCATGGCGGCGGCCGACGATATCCTCGACGCCGTGTTGAAGAACGGAACGGTGTTTAATACGGGCGTGCTGCGCAGGTTCGACAACCGGTACGGCGTGGTGCGCGACGCGGTCCTGCGGGGCGACGTGGGCGAACCCAGGACGGCCGTCCACTACGCGCGGTCATCCCTGATGCACGGGCATATCCATTCCATCGACACGCTCTCCTGGCTGATCGGCGATCCCGTCATCAGGTCCGTGCGCGGCGAGATCGATCCCCGGGACTACGTCATAGAAGGCGATCACATCCCCTACGATCCGATCGCGACGTACGAACTCGAATTCGAGAACGGTGTCCGCGCATGGTCGATCCCCGCGGCGGGATGGGAGTACGAGATCATCGGGACCGAGGGAACCATCCGTTCGCTGAACAACGGGGCCGGCGCCTCCTTGCGGCGGGCGCCGCTCGATGGACGGGATGACCGCAAAGGCCGAAGCGCCTGGGAGGAGGTGCCGTTCGAATTCGTCACACCGAAGAGCACCGTCGTTTCCTGCCTCGAGGATCTCGTCCGCGCGCACGAGACGGGTGATCAAAGCCTCGGCCACGTCGAGATCGCCCACCACATCACGGAAGCCTGCATCACCGTCGCCGAAAGCCACCGGCGCGGGGGCGCCTGGGTGGATCTTCCGCTGGCCAACCGGGATCTTTACATCTGGCACGTCTGAATGCCTGATCGGCAGTAGTAGCCTATGCGCTCGGCCAGTGTGATCTGATGATCTTTGATTACTCCTTTGGGGGTAGTTCGTCGTTTGGCGCGGAAGCGTTGAATCTCAAGTATTCCCTGACCTCATCGACCTTTGTCTCCACCCGGTCCAACGACGCCCGCAAATCCTTGATTTCCGCTTTGATTTCAGTCCTAAAGCTACTCATTTCGTTTCTCAAGCTACCCACTTCACTCCTTAACTCATCCCTTATGTCATTTAATGAAACGTGTAAATACGTTAATACTGAGATAAGGGTGATTACCGATGTAAAGACCGCGCCGTGGCGCTCCCACCAACCTGACTCGGACATTCCATTCCCTCCCAATATAGTTCGCTGTGTGCCCGCGATGACCGTGGTTCCTGGTACTTATTGACGGCTTTTGGAATCGTTGGCGGTTACAAGGTCCGCGATCGTAGTCCGGATCACTCGGATGTCTTCTTTGATGTCTTCAAGCGTCGTAATG encodes the following:
- a CDS encoding aspartate aminotransferase family protein, which gives rise to MASLPTTNKGWLELGNQYLLRHPMRTAPLVPERGDGLYMWDVEGRRFIDFQSGQLCVTLGHSHPDYVKALCDQAHKIIQVGTTFIAPSEVLLAKKMAEIAPDPLQKSFFACTGSESNEMALRLVRKYTDRFEVIALMRGYHGQSYGSASITGRGGMLREGYGPMPTGASFIPTPYEYRCQFCRDDACCNLGCADAAENVIDSSTSGRPAAFFFEPLMSAAGQIVPSKEWIQRIVEICKERDILTVADEALTCFGRTGKWFAFEHFDFVPDIVTCSKGLGGAVPLCAVMTSEEIADAAVAKGFMPFSSHAGDPLLCETGLANIEIVDRENLVENARVVGNYFMDRLKVMEETYEIVGEARGLGLCLGLELVTDKQSREPNFEGAALVTEYCYENGLWLPIVPRMLDKDPLSLRFMELSGSQVLRFMPPITITEAQIDESLEIIEAGVRIAEERTARMAPAVV
- a CDS encoding cupin domain-containing protein; protein product: MVIKPDHSKHYKWGNDCDGWHLLNTASLSVIKERVPKGGVEEMHFHRKAQQLFYVLQGVATIQLGEETYRVPRGEAMHVPPKTPHRLENTGEEELIFLVISQPHSHTDKITL
- a CDS encoding Gfo/Idh/MocA family oxidoreductase, with the protein product MKTYRVGIIGLGRMGSTIDDEGHTPLPYSIASACRASERLEIAAGCDLRAERREDFARRWGVSALFEDFRDMVREEGPDIVAVCTTASGLQKPAREAPDSSFRGDSHAELAVALAEMGVPMLYVEKAMASSMAAADDILDAVLKNGTVFNTGVLRRFDNRYGVVRDAVLRGDVGEPRTAVHYARSSLMHGHIHSIDTLSWLIGDPVIRSVRGEIDPRDYVIEGDHIPYDPIATYELEFENGVRAWSIPAAGWEYEIIGTEGTIRSLNNGAGASLRRAPLDGRDDRKGRSAWEEVPFEFVTPKSTVVSCLEDLVRAHETGDQSLGHVEIAHHITEACITVAESHRRGGAWVDLPLANRDLYIWHV